The following is a genomic window from Antechinus flavipes isolate AdamAnt ecotype Samford, QLD, Australia chromosome 3, AdamAnt_v2, whole genome shotgun sequence.
GTGTTAATACCTATGTTTTCCCTCTAtttgctatatataatatactatataaatattatgtcttactatttctatatctaatttctcctaagttgttttctaatttttaccTCAGTAGACTGGGAGCTTCTTAAAAAACAGTTactactttttagttttctttttttctctcaaaatttaGTATTAAACCTATCCTATAGTGATACTGTCATCTTCTGgtacttataatttttttaaagcaaaagttttaagaatgattttagcATAAAATCCTTTATGTCTTCATTtgtgtgctttttaaaatatagtttagatttttttaaatgactaggcgtcatacaaatttttttccagtatatTTATGGAGTTGCTAGTAGTTGCTAACAATTGGACAGAGGGAGGAACTCCCTGTCCTAAGAAATGTCTCCATCTCTCCTGTCTCCATCCTTGCACTTTTCTCCACTCTCGTGCCACAAAGAGAGGGACATCAGATATTAGGCCTCTTGGTAGGTCCTGGCAAAAAGAAGTTCCTTCTCATTTGACAACTTATTGCCTTGCCTATGTACTGGAAAGTTCCTGTGTACTAAGGTTGTTTTAGGCAATTAGGGAATTGCCCCCAGTCATAAACAGCAAAAGTGGAATCATCTATCAACCTTTGTTGAGCTTTGTCTCTTCTAGGCTCCAGGACATCAACTTCCAAACTCTTGTTCAACCTGAATACCAACTCCTACCTGATTCTGAATCTCAGAAGGCCCTGCATACCGCTGCCATCATCTTCAAGTCACACATTTCCCCTCTGCAGTCTGGACTCTGCTAGGCAGGGCCTGCTCTACTCCCTTTATCAGCCTGAAGTAAGTCCAGAAGATGACAACTAACTCCAGATGCAAAAGAGGCTCTTGAAGGCAGTAGAGATGGCACTTATTCAAACTATTATTAGAAGAGACTTAGAAAACCCAACTGCAGTTATTCATCAAAAAAACAAGGGATTCTGGAATGGTTTCCTTCCCAGGCTCAGCCTGTACATCATTTAGTCATTTATCCTATATTGGCAGTAAATATGACTAAAAGGCCATAAGGAGAGTCCTACAACTTTCAGGGTTTATACCTCATATTCTATATATTCCATATACTCAAACCCAAACTGATTCCTTTTTGCAAGCATTCCCTGAATGGCAATGCTTGTTAACTTATGCTCTAAATCTCCATCATGAATCACCTTTGTGTCTCACATACATACATCTTGGCCATGGACTTTGGAAACTAAACCTTCTCAGAAGTCACTTTCAGGTCTTACCATATTCACAGAtgccaacaaaaataataaatgttttgtttattctATGGAGTTAGCAATAAAGAGGTTTATTATATCCCATTTACTTTACACAGCAAAATGAACCATATGTATTCATTCTTGCTCTGCAATTTTACCCTTATGGTTGCAATCTAGTCACAGAGTCAGCTTATGCTGCTGGTGTTTTGTCACTCATCTCCTCATTGACAATctggtgatatttgcccagattttgactgCCAGGaacagaatccatgaatattctggactgcagtaGTTAAAACTGAATGTACTATACTCTCTATCTATATAagtggcataccattagaagggttggtagacacaggcacagatcatacagtcattagggGTGCCAAGTGGTCCAGTCACTAGCCAAAGATTAAGGTAgactacatgtctggtgtaggaggatcaatagcagctgaagtgagtgctacccctttgagatggacatttgaaggtgaaacaggagttgaaaagatccccatcaatctgtggctaaaagacatcttacaacagttaggattacaaatgaggaCTTAGGCTTTTTAGGCAGAGCTGCTGTTCCTGCACTCTCACCTGCTCCCATTCAGTGGAAAagtgatacaccagtgtggatagaacagtggcccttagctagccataaaattcagaccttattaaacaatagtacaggagcaactggATCGAGGACActcacaaccttctctaagtccttggaattctcctgtattttgttgtaagaaaaaaaCCATAGACTGTtttggaaaactgggaaatgtgtagctaatattccAGGCACTAATAAAGGTAGACAATATGTGAACTATGGCCCAAGAGTACCAGTAGCATCAGAGACTTGAAATTAGTCTCTaaaattaggcattgatccatacttaacaccatacatcaagataaggtcaaaatggattcatgacctaggcataaagaatgaggttataaataaattggaagagcataggagagtttacctctcagacctgtggaagaggaaggaatttatgaacaaagaagaactagagataattattaatcacaaaacagaaaattttgattatatcaaattgaaaatttttcgtacaaacaaaattaatgcagacaagattagaaaggaagcaataaactgggaaaacatttttacagtccaaggttctgataaaggcctcatttccaaaatatagagagaattgactctaatttgtaagaaatcaagccattctccaattgataaatggtcaaaggatatgaacagacaattctcagacaaagaaatggaaactgttcctagccacatgaaaatatgctccaagtcattgttaatcagagaaatgcaaattaagacaactctgagataccactacaaacttTCTCTCCACTGTGGATTTTCTCACTTTCCAAGTTACCAGGACCATCTGGacaaattggctaagataacaggaaaaaatgatgaggaatgttggaggggatgtgggaaaaccaggacactgatgcattgttggtggagttgtgaacgaatccaaccattctggagagcagtctggaattatgccccaaaagttgtcaaactgtgcataccttttgatcggacactgctacttctgggcttatatcccaaagagatactgaagatgggaaagggacctgtatgtgccaaaatgtttgtggcagccctgtttgtagtggctagaaactggaaaatgaatggctacacatcaactggagaatggttgggtaaattgtggtatatggatattatggaacattattgttctgtaagaaatgaccagtaggatgaatacagagaggcttggagagacttaaatgaactgatgctaagtgaaatgagcagatccaggagatcataatacacttcaacaaccatactgtatgaggatgtattctgatggaagtggatttctttgacaaagagatctaactcagtttcaattgatgaatgatggacagaagcagctacacccaaagaaagaacactgggaaatgaatgtaaactgtttgcatttttgtttttcttcccgggttatttttaccttctgaatccaattctccctgtgcaacaagagaactgtttgggtctgcacacatatattgtatctggcaTATACtgtgacatgtttaacatgtataggactgccttgccatctgggggagggggtggaggaagagaggggaaaagtcggaacagaagccagtgcaagggataatgttgtaaaaacttagccaggcatgggttctgtcaataaaaagttaactatttttaaaagaataataataaaaataaataaataaagtataaaaaaagaaagaaagaagtctcTAAAATGAAGGCTCGCCCTCCCCCTGTCCTCCTCTCGGGATCCcattcctccccatccccctctGTGCCCTTTTTCTGGTCCCGACGCGGAAGGAGACAAGAGGCTACGTGGGCGTCCTTGACAGCCAGGGATATAAGTACCGGCCCCAGACCTCCTGGAGCTTCAGAAGGCACTTGGAGCAGCTGGTGGAGGAAGCAGAGCGAGTCCGTCCGCCATCGGCCAGAGTGTCTGCGCTTTCTAGGCTCGAATTACTacgtaagttttttttttctttctttctgtatctttgcGGTGATGAAGGGTCCCCCTGAGCGACGGTTTATTGTCCCAATGTTCTCTCGGCCCCAGCGCCGGAAACTCTTCCAATCCAGGGCCGCCAATGGAAGCGAGCTCCCGATTGTAGAGGGCTCTCCCCTGTGTGCGGCAGCAGGGGGGCCTGGGGACAGCTCCTTGGCTACCTCAGCCCCGAACCGGGGCCACCCGGGCTCCCTGCCTCCCGCCCCGAACGGGGAGCAGGGAAACCGCAAGgttgtgaaggagaaagggaaaggggaccaGGGAAAGGCCGAGTCCTCCCCTTGGCTGAATGCCCGCCATGTCTCCTTGGAAGGAGAGGGTCCCCAGCTCCTTGCCTTGGAAAACCCTGCCAGCAAAGCGGTGCAGGGCTGCCTTGTGCCGCTCTGGCCCGAGGCTCTGCCGGGAAGCACCCCCGGGCCCAGGGAAGGCCATCTGGCAAAGGATGGCCCAGGTCTTGGGGGGCAAGAGGTAGGAGAGAATGGGAGGAGGCCCCCTGCCAGTCTTACCGAGGACAAGCAACTGGGAGAGGGCTTGCACCTtgcctttcccccttctccctccaggGAAGTGGGGCAGCAGAAAGGCTCCAGAACCCCCAACACCAGGTTTTCAGACATGGATAAAGGGGTGCGAACGCGGCCTAAGCTGAGCGGCGGCAAGAAGCTGCCAGCGACAACGGGGCGTAAAGCGGCCCTCCCGAGGGAGAAGCGCCCCGAGACCCATCCCGAGGCCGGCCAAGAGGCCTGGATAAAAGACCTGGACTCCCTGCGCAGGCGCATGCTGCAGGAGATCCCGGAGCTTCAGGCTTTGGGGAAGCAGGAGGACGTGGCCGCGTCCGTCCCAACCCGCCAGGGCATTGCCATGATCCAAGAGCGTCTGGCAGCCCCAGCAGGAGCTTCGACAATAGCCCCGGTTGCCTTGcgcctccctcctctcctttgtCTCTCTTGGAAGGTAAAAAACCCCAAAGGCCTGAGGGCCCCCAATGACAGCACGGACCAAATGGACGGAGGGTCGCAGCTGCAGCGCAAGTGCAGCCCAGAGAAGAAGCCCCCCGGGCGTTCGGCTCAGGCAGGGCACAAAACGGCCCTCCCGGGAAGGACGCGGGAGAAACGGCCCAGCCCAGAGTTCTGGATAAAAGACCTGGACACCCTGCGCAGGCGCATGCTGCAGGAGATCCCAGAGCTTCAGGCTTTGGGCAAGAAGAAGGAGATTTTGCCCGCTGCCGTCCGAACCCCCCAGGGCATTACCGAGATCCAAGAGCATCTGGCAGCCCCAGCGGGAGCCTTGCAAACGGCTCCGGGAGCCTTGCGCCTCCCGCCTCTGCCTTCTCCCTTCAGGGAGGGGGAGCAGGCGAAAGGCCTGGGGGCCAGCAAGGTCAGCGTTATCCAAGTGGACAAAGGGATGCAGGGGCAGGGAAAGCTTTGTCCAGATGAAGGGCCCAACGACTGTGGAGCGGAGGCAGAAGAGGAAGGAGCAGTGCTCAGGCAAAAGCGCAAGAAAGACCATCCTGGGCCCAGCCAAGAGAACCGCAAGAAGCTCCGGAGCTCCGACAGCACCCACGGGCTGGAGCCAGACAAGAAGGACAAGCTGAGTGGCCAGTCCAAGATCCAAGATCGTCAGTCCACTACAGAGATCTCAGAGCGTTTGGAAGCCCCAGGAGGAGCCTCGGCAATAGCCCCGGCGGCCTTGCGCCTCCcccctctcctgtctctctcctgGAAGGTGGAAGAACCCAAAGGCCTGGTGGCCCCCAAGGACAGCACGGACCAAAGGGACAGAGGGTCGCGGCTGCCGCGCAAGTGCAGTCCAGAGAAGAAGCGTCCCGGGCGTTCGGCTCAGCCAGGGCAGAAAACAGTCCTCCCAGACAGGACCAGCCAAACGCCGGCCAGCCCAGGGTTCTGGATAAAAGACTTGGACACCCTGCGCAGGCTCATGCTGGAAGCGATGCCAGAGCTTCACGCtttggggaagaagaagggggacGTGGCCCCTGAGTTCCTATCGCGCCAGGGCATTACCGAGATCCAAGAGCATCTGGCAGCCTCAGCAGGAGGCTTGCAAACGGCCCGGGAAGCCTTGCGCCTTCCCCCTCTGCCTTCTCCCTTCAGAGAGGTGCCCAGCACCCTGGGCAGGCGCATCCCGGAATCAGTGCAGGAGTTACACGCTCTGGGTAAGCCAGGGCACAGGAGCTCCGGCTCTCTCCGAGCGCCCCGGTCACCTGCCCGGGCCCACATCCGTTTGTCAGCACCGGCAGCAGTCTCGGAAACAGCCCTGCAGCCCTTGTGCTTCTCCACTGGTCATTTTCCCTCTAAGGACGTTGAGCAGCCCAAGGACATCGGGTACCCAGAGGCCAGAGGCGTGCAAGCAGACCGAGGGCTGCGGGGGCCGCCAAAGCCCTGGCCGGGCCGAGAGCTGTCTGAGAGTAGCGCTGAGCCGCAAGAGGAAGCGCCCCCGCTGACCAACAAGCGCAAGAGGGGCCTTCCTGAGCCCACTCCGGAGGTCTGGAAGAAGCTCCGGACCTTCCTCAGCGCCAACATGCCCAAGGCTCCCCAGAAGAAAGACAAGCTGGCTGGCTCTGTCGGGGTCCCCCGGCCACCTCCCAAGGTCCAAGAGAGCGGGGGAACCCCAGCAGAAGGTCCTGCTCCCAGGCAGTCCCAGGCTGGCCTCCGGGCGGCTTCCAGAGACACGACTCGTAAGGCCGACGAAAAGGCGGCTCAGCCCATCCCCACTGCACCTCCTCTGGGGGTGGTAGGGGCCCTTCTGCCTCCAGCTCCCTGGAGACAATGGAGTCCTGAGCGGGAGGGCCTGAAGAGGAAGGCCCAGCGGGAGCGGGAGCTCGCTGCCAAGTACACGGCCCTGGGCAAGAGGAACTTTTTCGAGGAGCGGCAAAAGGACATGGAAATCGCAAGGTACTATGGCTACATGGTCTGAGCAGAGTCGCTAGGACTCTTGGGGACTGCGGGCAGCCAGTGTGGGGAGGGAATTCTCTTAGGATGTCTGAGGGATAGACAACTTGTGTGGCTGCATGCCAGTCCAGCAGGGAATCCAGAGCCAGGGGAACATTAGGGAAACTTGCAGCAGGAGGTGGAAAGCTCTGGGACAGGGGAGAGAGTGTTTTAGGTTTTTATTCAGGTAGAACAGTCTGAGGGATCTTTAGTCAGTAACGCTCCATTAGAAAGAAGTGACAAACgctgggaagaggaagaagagaaggaggaggaagaggaggaggagaggaggaggaggaggaggaggaggaggaggaggaggagaaggtggtgaagaggagaaagaggaggaggagaaagaggaggaggagaggaggaggaggagaggaggaggaggaggaggaggagaggaggaggaggaggtgatggtggtgatggtggtgatggtggtggaggaggaggaggaggtggaggaggaggaggtggtggtggagaggaggaagtggaggaggaggaggaggaggtggaggaggaggaggtggtggtggagaggaggaagtggaggaggaggaggaggaggaaaagaaggaagaggaggaggaggtggtcgtggtggtgaaggaggaggagaaggtgatgtaatggtggtggtggtggaggaggaggaggaggaggtgatggtggtggtggtggaggaagaggaggaggaggaggaggtgatgttggtggtagtggtggtggaggaggaggaggaggtggtggagaggaggaggaggaggaggaggtgatggtggtgatggtgggaggaggaggaggaggaggtggtggtggtgaggaggaggaggaggaagaaaagaaggagggggagatgatggagggggaggaggaggtggtggtagtggagaggaggaaggaggaggaggaggaggaggaggaggaggaggaggaggaggaagaggagatgtggtagtggtggtggtggaggaggaggaggaggtggtggagaggaggaggaggaaaagaaggagggggagatgatggaggaggaggaggaggtggtggtagtgaagaggagaaggaggaggaggaggaggaggaggaggaggaggtgatggtggtgatggtgggaggaggaggaggaggaggtggtagtggtgaggaggaggaggaggaggaggaagaaaagaaggagggggagatgatggaggaggaggaggaggtggtggtagtgaagaggagaaggaggaggaggaggaggagggggaggaggaggaggaggaagaggaggaggaggaggaggaggaggaggaggaggagaaggtggtgaagaggagaaagtggaggaggaggaggaggaggaggaggaggaggtggtggtggagaggagaaagtggaggaggaggaggaggaggaggaggaggaggaggagaggtgctggtggggaggagaaggaggaggaggaggaggaggaggaggaggaggaggaggaggaggaggaggaaaagaaggaagaggaggaggaggaggtggtcgtggtggtgaaggaggaggagaaggtgatggtggtgatggtgggaggaggaggaggaggtgatggtgttaatggtgggaggaggaggaggaggaggtagtggtggtgaggaggaggaggaggaggaggaggaagaaaagaaggagggggagatgatggaggaggaggaggaggtggtggtagtagagaggagaaggaggaggaggaggaggaggaggaggaggaggaggaggaggaggaggaggaagaggaggaggagg
Proteins encoded in this region:
- the LOC127556671 gene encoding uncharacterized protein LOC127556671 isoform X1, which codes for MKARPPPVLLSGSHSSPSPSVPFFWSRRGRRQEATWASLTARDISTGPRPPGASEGTWSSWWRKQSESVRHRPECLRFLGSNYYVSFFFLSFCIFAVMKGPPERRFIVPMFSRPQRRKLFQSRAANGSELPIVEGSPLCAAAGGPGDSSLATSAPNRGHPGSLPPAPNGEQGNRKVVKEKGKGDQGKAESSPWLNARHVSLEGEGPQLLALENPASKAVQGCLVPLWPEALPGSTPGPREGHLAKDGPGLGGQEVGENGRRPTASLTEDKQLGEGLHLGLPPSPSREVGQQKGSRTPNTRFSDMDKGVRTRPKLSGGKKLPATTGRKAALPRGKRPETHPEAGQEAWIKDLDSLRRRMLQEIPELQALGKQEDVAAAVPTRQGIAMIQERLAAPAGASTIAPVALRLPPLLCLSWKVKNPKA